The genome window TCTTGACGAGAAGGGCCAGCTCCTTAATACGCATATCGTCGCTGGCTCCCACATTCAGGAATTCACCCACTTCCGGATAATCATAGTGTTCCATCAGTGTCACACAGGCCGAAGCGAGGTCATCCACGTGGAGAAACTCACGGTATGGCTCACCACTACCCCAGAGCACGACA of Syntrophorhabdales bacterium contains these proteins:
- a CDS encoding NAD-dependent epimerase/dehydratase family protein, with amino-acid sequence VVLWGSGEPYREFLHVDDLASACVTLMEHYDYPEVGEFLNVGASDDMRIKELALLVKNIVGFKGKINHDMTKKDGVPRKLLDSSRLKKLGWSPAIPITDGIRQAYAWYTSS